The Calliphora vicina chromosome 3, idCalVici1.1, whole genome shotgun sequence genome contains a region encoding:
- the Pop2 gene encoding CCR4-NOT transcription complex subunit 7, which yields MKWFSQIFQPMPSAVSGSGGHGSAGHNSNIPSNEECGIRDVWKHNLEEEFRTIRKVVQKYHYVAMDTEFPGVVARPVGEFRSTADYHYQLLRCNVDLLRIIQLGLTFMDDEGKTPPGYSTWQFNFKFNLSEDMYAQDSIDLLTNSGIQFRKHEDDGIDPLDFAELLMSSGIVLMDNIKWLCFHSGYDFGYLLKLLTDQNLPADESEFFDLLHIYFPNIYDIKYLMKSCKNLKGGLQEVADQLELRRVGPQHQAGSDALLTGMAFFKMREMFFEDNIDNAKYCGHLYGLGTSFIVNGANFHESNGENANAT from the exons ttttcacaAATATTCCAGCCAATGCCTTCTGCAGTAAGTGGTTCCGGTGGTCACGGCTCGGCCGGTCACAATTCGAACATACCGAGTAACGAGGAGTGTGGCATTCGTGATGTCTGGAAACATAATTTGGAAGAAGAATTCCGTACCATACGTAAAGTTGTCCAAAAATACCACTATGTGGCCATGGATACGGAATTTCCCGGTGTAGTCGCACGTCCCGTGGGTGAATTTCGTTCGACTGCCGATTATCACTATCAGCTTTTGCGTTGCAATGTGGACTTGTTGCGTATCATACAATTGGGTTTAACATTTATGGACGATGAGGGTAAAACACCACCCGGCTATAGTACTtggcaatttaattttaaattcaatttgag TGAAGACATGTATGCCCAAGACTCAATTGATTTGCTGACAAATTCGGGCATACAATTTAGAAAACACGAAGATGATGGCATTGATCCTTTAGATTTTGCCGAACTTTTAATGTCATCTGGCATTGTTTTGATGGATAATATAAAATGGCTTTGCTTTCATTCTGGCTACGATTTTGGTTATTTGCTTAAGCTTTTGACCGATCAAAATCTGCCAGCTGATGagagtgaattttttgatttgctGCACATTTATTTCCCCAATATATAtgacattaaatatttaatgaaatcatGCAAAAATCTAAAGGGTGGCCTTCAAGAGGTTGCTGATCAATTGGAGTTACGTCGTGTGGGTCCCCAACATCAGGCTGGTTCCGATGCCCTGTTAACCGGCATGGCATTCTTCAAAATGCGTGAG atgttcTTTGAGGACAACATTGATAATGCCAAATACTGTGGTCATTTGTATGGTTTGGGTACCTCATTCATAGTCAATGGTGCTAATTTCCACGAGAGCAATGGTGAAAATGCAAATGCAACGTGa
- the Nprl3 gene encoding GATOR complex protein NPRL3: MEVNPMAIILVYLDSKGDRLLYRYPYQLQNGEKSPLAQPTPPPPPIVPHVDSSSSIVSASSKTGIDLIQKKRSRFALQNSDDLLQPAATNSGNNIAVTKAGQLYGFADEVLAPLFAVKPQLCNQKFELKVNDVRFVSHPTLVSRKEQRQNFTTQIGSLNVPPNNQPQLLTQQNVTPAQSNQNTQKSQPQQMLVNIVFALHAQASYSIVKCYYDLSKRLGLALKVEEQRGGYLTEETGLMARTHDEVSSKQQPLEKAFDLISERCSLAQSLKSIYHDLCTTGLLNSTINQNLTLSFCLPAKAHQLHKKGSMVDPETIDRCLKSLKPYHGMLLLVDFAELLDCVPPAGARMLLQLIEVYTPLMSLQSMGSDADLSIEHVNKLVSHLVYWAKATIIYPLCETNVYVIAPDAPLHTKSHLVEKFSVRFPGMSLFEVISDFSLPTSIGHLTTPLQQSARQGILAQMVLWMLQHHLLMQLHTYVQFMPSDLTDLDSDEDNDDDVGCELESASLMDLAGSILGQDDIILPGRSSNVSDDDLGAGSLLSMSSQPLPVPHTSRRSITEDRFSGGGSTTSDNIAAQPSSSHKSNFSMTASLSTDNCDSIASIEDEEKIKELIQVFEESDRPAIRRIPASANLDDLSLMVKLYQAGYFKSEHHLEEIMYFENLRRSQLLQLLDKFREVLIIYETEDPAIASMYNNKMPGEW; this comes from the exons ATGGAAGTTAATCCGATGGCAATAATTCTGGTGTATTTGGATAGCAAAGGAGATAGATTGTTATACCGTTACCCATATCAATTGCAAAATGGTGAAAAATCACCATTAGCTCAGCCGACTCCACCGCCACCACCCATTGTTCCACATGTGGATAGTAGTAGCAGTATAGTTAGTGCCAGTTCCAAAACAGGAATTGATTTGATTCAAAAGAAACGCAGTCGTTTTGCTTTGCAAAATTCAGACGATTTACTACAACCGGCCGCTACCAATAGTGGCAATAATATTGCTGTTACCAAAGCAGGACAATTATACGGATTTGCTGATGAAGTCTTGGCTCCACTATTTGCAGTGAAACCACAATTGTGCAATCAGAAATTTGAACTCAAGGTTAATGATGTACGTTTTGTAAGTCATCCCACCTTGGTATCCAGAAAAGAGCAGCGGCAAAATTTTACAACACAAATTGGAAGCTTGAATGTTCCACCAAATAATCAGCCACAATTGTTAacacaacaaaatgtgacaCCAGCACAAAGTAATCAAAACACCCAGAAATCGCAGCCTCAACAAATGTTGGTCAATATTGTCTTTGCTCTACATGCTCAGGCAAGTTATTCCATTGTAAAATGTTATTATGACTTAAGTAAACGTCTGGGATTAGCACTAAAAGTAGAGGAACAGAGAGGAGGTTATCTGACAGAAGAGACCGGGTTAATGGCACGAACACATGATGAAGTCTCTTCGAAACAACAACCTTTGGAAAAAGCCTTTGATTTGATATCCGAACGATGTAGTTTAGCTCAATCTTTAAAATCGATATACCATGATTTGTGTACCACGGGTCTACTGAATAGTACCATTAATCAAAATCTCACCTTAAGCTTCTGTCTCCCAGCCAAAGCTCATCAGCTTCACAAAAAAGGCAGCATGGTGGACCCTGAGACAATCGATCGCTGTTTAAAATCCTTAAAACCATACCATGGCATGTTGCTACTCGTGGATTTTGCTGAACTTTTAGATTGTGTTCCACCAGCTGGAGCCAGAATGCTGTTGCAGCTTATTGAAGTATACACTCCACTAATGAGTTTACAAAGTATGGGATCTGATGCTGATCTTAGCATTGAACATGTTAATAAATTGGTCTCCCATTTAGTTTATTGGGCCAAAGCTACCATCATTTATCCGTTGTGtgaaacaaatgtatatgttatTGCACCGGACGCTCCCCTTCACACGAAATCTCACTTGGTGGAAAAGTTCTCGGTGCGATTTCCTGGCATGTCATTATTTGAAGTAATCTCCGATTTCTCATTGCCCACTTCGATTGGTCATTTGACCACTCCACTGCAGCAGTCTGCTAGACAGGGTATTCTAGCACAAATGGTTTTGTGGATGCTGCAGCATCATTTGCTAATGCAACTGCATACTTATGTGCAATTTATGCCCAGTGATTTGACCGATTTGGACAGTGATGAAGACAATGACGATGATGTAGGATGCGAGTTGGAATCGGCTTCTCTAATGGATCTAGCTGGTTCGATTTTGGGCCAAGATGATATAATATTACCAGGACGCAGTAGTAATGTCAGTGATGATgattt AGGCGCTGGTTCCTTGTTGAGTATGTCTAGTCAACCATTACCCGTACCGCATACTAGTCGTCGATCTATAACGGAAGATAGGTTTTCCGGAGGTGGTTCTACTACATCGGATAATATTGCTGCTCAACCTTCATCAAGtcataaatcaaattttag CATGACAGCATCCTTAAGTACGGATAATTGCGATAGTATAGCATCCATAGAAGatgaggaaaaaataaaagaacttATACAAGTTTTTGAAGAATCAGATCGACCCGCCATACGACGTATACCAGCCTCAGCAAATCTTGATGACTTATCATTGATGGTCAAACTATATCAGGCGGGTTATTTTAAAAGTGAACATCATTTAGAGGAAATCATGTATTTTGAAAACTTAAGACGTTCCCAACTGTTACAACTGCTCGATAAGTTTCGAgaagttttaataatttacgaAACTGAAGATCCAGCTATAGCTTCaatgtataataataaaatgccAGGAgaatggtaa